One Bdellovibrio bacteriovorus str. Tiberius DNA segment encodes these proteins:
- a CDS encoding DnaJ C-terminal domain-containing protein — translation MSKKDFYSLLNVSRSATADEIKKSYRKLAMQYHPDKNPGDKKAEEKFKEITEAYEVLSDTKKREMYDQFGHAGAQGFGGAGGPFGGAGGFGGFGGAGAGGAGAGAGGDPFQDIFGDVFGEIFGNARGPGAGAGGARARRPSKGTDLRYTLNISFEESALGSEKVISFMRQRGGREEPAKLSVNVPAGVKEGQRLKLAGEGDASGGAAAGDLYVIINIQEHPLFKRNENDVTLDLPIVYTDAILGTNIEVPTLTGKAMIRIPPGTHSGQTFRLKGKGFPKLGGFGSGDMLVRVLVDTPSSLSNKQKELVEELAKTTDTSPLVKAFQDKVAQLMRTRK, via the coding sequence TTGTCTAAAAAAGATTTTTACTCCCTTTTGAATGTTTCCCGCTCTGCCACTGCCGATGAGATCAAAAAATCTTATCGCAAGCTGGCTATGCAGTATCACCCGGATAAAAATCCCGGTGATAAAAAGGCCGAGGAAAAATTCAAGGAAATCACCGAGGCCTACGAAGTCTTGAGTGATACCAAAAAACGCGAAATGTACGACCAGTTCGGTCACGCCGGAGCCCAGGGCTTTGGCGGAGCTGGCGGCCCGTTCGGTGGTGCTGGTGGATTCGGCGGCTTTGGTGGCGCCGGAGCCGGCGGTGCTGGAGCTGGTGCCGGTGGTGATCCGTTCCAGGACATCTTCGGTGATGTCTTTGGCGAGATCTTCGGCAATGCCCGCGGCCCGGGTGCCGGTGCCGGTGGTGCGCGCGCCCGTCGTCCCAGCAAGGGCACGGATCTGCGCTACACCCTGAATATCTCTTTTGAAGAATCCGCTTTAGGCAGCGAAAAAGTCATTAGCTTCATGCGCCAGCGCGGCGGCCGTGAAGAGCCGGCAAAATTATCCGTGAATGTTCCTGCTGGCGTGAAAGAAGGCCAGCGCCTGAAACTGGCTGGCGAAGGTGATGCTTCCGGTGGCGCGGCTGCCGGAGACCTGTATGTGATTATCAACATTCAGGAACACCCGCTGTTCAAACGAAACGAAAACGATGTGACATTGGATCTTCCGATTGTTTACACCGATGCGATTTTGGGAACCAACATCGAAGTTCCGACCCTGACGGGAAAAGCCATGATCCGTATTCCTCCGGGAACACACTCTGGGCAGACTTTCCGTCTGAAGGGCAAAGGCTTCCCGAAACTGGGTGGCTTCGGATCCGGTGACATGCTTGTGCGCGTTCTGGTGGACACTCCAAGCAGTCTAAGCAACAAACAAAAAGAACTGGTGGAAGAACTTGCCAAGACCACGGACACAAGTCCTTTGGTGAAGGCCTTCCAGGATAAAGTCGCACAACTGATGAGGACGCGTAAATGA
- a CDS encoding TraR/DksA family transcriptional regulator — MTSRISENLVMECRRKLLTAKQDVLNRFRTAQRELVHAERGGDEADQSVAHIEEHSFLISQARMRNQLVEIEMALARIEQGTFGICEETEEAIESERLLAIPWTRLSIEGAEMREAVSRKFAR, encoded by the coding sequence ATGACAAGTCGTATTTCTGAAAACTTAGTGATGGAGTGCAGAAGAAAACTTCTAACCGCGAAACAGGATGTTTTGAATCGTTTCAGAACAGCCCAGCGCGAACTGGTCCATGCGGAGCGTGGCGGTGACGAAGCAGATCAATCTGTCGCCCACATCGAAGAACATTCTTTTTTGATATCCCAAGCACGCATGAGAAATCAACTGGTCGAGATCGAGATGGCCCTGGCACGTATCGAGCAAGGCACATTCGGTATCTGCGAAGAGACTGAGGAAGCTATCGAATCTGAAAGGTTGCTGGCAATTCCGTGGACTCGTCTGTCCATCGAAGGCGCTGAGATGCGAGAAGCGGTAAGTCGTAAGTTTGCGCGATAA
- a CDS encoding penicillin-binding protein activator, with protein MKPYFSLLLTAGLLASCTTVATKRAPMKPAATTAATGKKPKAVGGLTTGKPPEQIESETLSVPGAPSTDVLGQLKSLVNQAVQAPSKADQESYRLKAIDIVENKLNEDQLEDVADESDFGFLRGHAMFRLGEISLDKKDTSDAKKYFNSVTEFVPGSDLALRAQEIILQLDSARNVKSQTVGVVLPLSGRNAPVGQRALRGLEMGLGLHIPGSGFQLAVMDSEGNPDSARRGVERLVKEDNVIAIVGSLLSKTAPAVAAKSDELGVPTIALSQRSGLTEVGPTVFRNSLTSGMQVRALVRTAMEDMGMKKFAVLYPNDPYGIEFTNIFWDEVLARGGEITAVQTYSVKETDFRLVVQRLVGTYFGEARQDEFNMRLKELQTSGKKHSVRQSNLENVLPPITDFDAIFIPDSARAMGQISAMLSYNDVRGVKLLGTNLWNTKDIAKRAGNFSQNLIFVDSMTPANQDRSRFVNEYRSLYNEPPSLIEIQAYDAGLILRQLIAAGASSREELVQKLGQLNKFPGSLGNLSINAEREIERPVTALTIEKGEVIPLKVRK; from the coding sequence ATGAAACCCTACTTTTCACTCTTGCTGACGGCCGGTCTTCTGGCTTCCTGTACGACAGTAGCCACCAAACGCGCTCCGATGAAACCTGCGGCGACCACTGCCGCCACCGGAAAAAAGCCAAAAGCCGTAGGCGGCCTTACCACGGGTAAACCTCCTGAGCAGATTGAAAGTGAAACCTTGAGTGTTCCAGGCGCACCATCAACGGATGTGCTGGGACAACTGAAATCCCTGGTGAACCAGGCTGTGCAAGCGCCCAGCAAGGCCGATCAGGAATCTTACCGTCTGAAGGCCATCGACATTGTAGAGAACAAACTCAACGAAGATCAGCTGGAAGACGTTGCCGATGAATCTGATTTTGGTTTCCTGCGCGGACATGCGATGTTCCGTCTGGGTGAAATTTCTTTGGATAAAAAAGACACCTCTGACGCTAAAAAATACTTTAACTCCGTGACGGAATTTGTTCCGGGCAGCGATCTTGCGCTGCGAGCCCAGGAAATCATCCTGCAGCTGGATTCCGCGAGAAACGTGAAATCCCAGACTGTCGGCGTGGTGCTGCCTTTAAGCGGCCGTAACGCCCCGGTGGGACAGCGTGCCCTGCGTGGCCTTGAAATGGGCTTGGGGCTGCATATTCCGGGCTCTGGCTTCCAGTTGGCCGTGATGGACAGTGAAGGCAATCCTGATTCCGCCCGTCGCGGTGTCGAACGTCTGGTGAAAGAAGACAACGTCATTGCCATCGTGGGAAGCTTGCTTTCAAAGACCGCTCCGGCAGTTGCGGCAAAGTCTGACGAACTGGGTGTGCCGACCATCGCCCTTTCCCAGCGTTCCGGTTTGACCGAAGTGGGCCCCACAGTGTTCAGAAACTCTCTGACCAGCGGTATGCAGGTGCGCGCCCTGGTTCGCACCGCCATGGAAGACATGGGCATGAAAAAGTTCGCGGTGCTTTACCCGAACGATCCGTACGGTATTGAATTCACCAACATCTTCTGGGATGAAGTTTTGGCCCGTGGTGGTGAGATCACTGCGGTTCAGACCTATTCGGTGAAAGAAACAGACTTCCGTCTGGTGGTGCAGCGTCTGGTGGGAACTTACTTCGGTGAAGCCCGTCAGGATGAATTCAACATGCGTTTGAAAGAGCTTCAGACCTCTGGAAAAAAACACTCGGTTCGCCAGAGCAATCTTGAAAACGTGCTGCCACCGATCACGGACTTTGATGCGATCTTTATCCCCGACTCGGCCCGTGCGATGGGACAGATCTCGGCGATGCTGTCTTATAATGATGTGCGCGGCGTGAAGCTTTTGGGAACCAATCTTTGGAACACCAAAGACATCGCCAAACGTGCCGGGAATTTTTCGCAGAATCTGATCTTCGTCGACAGCATGACTCCGGCGAATCAGGATCGTTCGCGTTTTGTGAACGAATACCGCAGCCTGTACAATGAACCGCCTTCCCTGATTGAAATCCAGGCTTATGATGCTGGTCTGATCCTGCGTCAGCTGATTGCCGCCGGAGCCAGCTCCCGTGAGGAATTGGTGCAGAAACTGGGGCAGCTAAATAAGTTCCCAGGATCGCTAGGAAACCTCAGTATTAATGCTGAGCGCGAAATCGAGCGCCCGGTGACCGCCCTAACTATTGAAAAAGGCGAAGTAATTCCCCTTAAAGTCCGCAAATAG
- the lon gene encoding endopeptidase La has protein sequence MSFDDKVLEIPQTLPMLPVRDIVVFPYMIIPLFVGRDASIRSVEEALAKNRLIFLASQKDITEENPSPDNIYTVGTVAMIMRMRKLSDGRVKILIQGVAKGRVKNFTKTSPSFEVAVEKIEETPVQKTVVENEALIRTAKEHIERIIALGRPLSPDILLVLDDVSDPGRIADLIASNLGIKVDDAQKVLETSDATERLKLVNEILAAELEVMQTQSKTRTGAKDDMSKSQREYFLREQMKAIKNELGEGDSKSEEMDELREKLVNAGMPTHVETEALKQLGRLERMHPDASEATMVRTYLDWMADLPWSKKSEDHIDLKRSKEILDEDHYELEKAKDRIMEFLAVRKLKPNLKGPILCFGGPPGVGKTSLGKSIARAMGREYFRIALGGVKDEAEIRGHRRTYVGAMPGKIIQALRQAKTSNPVIVLDEIDKLGSDFRGDPSAAMLEVLDPEQNATFRDNYLNVDFDLSNVLFIATANVLENIPPALRDRMEILNIPGYTENDKLLITKKHLIKRQIEANGITEENISFTDEGIKYLIAGYTREAGLRNLEREVGSVCRKVAKMVVMEEAKFVEVNATTVPELLGPPRFQRDDKFHDSQVGVVQGLAWTQAGGEVLTIEALKMKGKGHLALTGQLGDVMKESAHAAMSYARAHQEELGIPEDFFDKYDVHVHLPAGAIPKDGPSAGITLTTALVSLMTGTPVRHDIAMTGEVTLQGRVLPVGGIREKCLAALNLGITNIIIPMACQKDLADIPKVFKDKINFILAENLDEVFAVAFDKSAKGQEKKPVAKKDPKKTKTLAA, from the coding sequence ATGAGTTTTGACGATAAAGTCCTAGAAATCCCACAGACCCTTCCCATGCTACCTGTGAGAGACATCGTAGTATTCCCCTACATGATCATTCCTTTGTTCGTAGGCAGAGACGCTTCGATCCGCTCAGTTGAAGAAGCTTTGGCAAAAAATCGCCTGATCTTCCTGGCTTCCCAGAAAGACATCACTGAAGAAAATCCATCTCCGGACAACATCTACACTGTTGGTACAGTGGCGATGATCATGAGAATGAGAAAACTTTCCGACGGTCGCGTGAAAATCCTTATCCAGGGTGTCGCAAAAGGCCGCGTGAAAAACTTCACCAAAACTTCCCCTTCCTTTGAAGTGGCTGTTGAAAAGATCGAAGAAACTCCGGTTCAAAAAACCGTTGTTGAAAACGAAGCTTTGATCAGAACCGCGAAAGAGCACATCGAGCGCATCATCGCTCTGGGCCGCCCTCTTTCTCCGGACATCCTGCTGGTATTGGATGATGTTTCTGATCCAGGTCGCATTGCTGACCTTATCGCTTCCAACCTGGGTATCAAGGTTGATGACGCACAGAAGGTTCTGGAAACTTCTGATGCTACAGAAAGACTGAAACTGGTTAACGAGATTCTGGCTGCTGAACTTGAAGTGATGCAGACTCAATCCAAAACTCGCACGGGCGCCAAGGACGACATGTCCAAATCCCAGCGCGAATACTTCCTGCGCGAGCAGATGAAGGCTATAAAGAATGAGCTTGGAGAAGGCGACTCCAAATCAGAAGAAATGGATGAGTTGCGTGAAAAGCTGGTGAACGCCGGCATGCCGACTCATGTGGAAACAGAAGCCCTGAAACAACTGGGCCGTCTGGAGCGTATGCACCCGGATGCATCTGAAGCCACAATGGTTCGCACATACCTTGACTGGATGGCGGATCTTCCATGGAGCAAAAAATCTGAAGACCATATTGATCTTAAACGTTCCAAAGAAATTCTGGATGAAGATCACTATGAACTGGAAAAAGCCAAAGACCGCATCATGGAATTCCTTGCGGTTCGCAAGCTGAAACCAAATCTGAAAGGGCCAATCCTGTGCTTCGGCGGTCCTCCGGGTGTGGGTAAAACATCCCTGGGTAAATCCATCGCTCGTGCGATGGGCCGTGAATACTTCCGTATCGCTCTGGGCGGCGTGAAGGATGAAGCGGAAATCCGTGGTCACCGCCGCACTTATGTGGGCGCGATGCCGGGTAAAATCATCCAGGCTCTTCGTCAGGCAAAAACAAGCAATCCGGTGATCGTACTGGATGAAATTGACAAATTGGGTTCTGACTTCCGTGGTGACCCTTCTGCAGCAATGCTGGAAGTGCTGGATCCGGAACAGAACGCAACTTTCCGTGACAACTATCTGAATGTCGACTTCGACCTTTCAAATGTGTTGTTCATCGCAACAGCCAACGTGTTGGAAAATATCCCACCAGCTTTGCGTGACCGTATGGAGATCCTGAACATTCCTGGTTACACCGAGAATGACAAACTGTTGATCACGAAAAAACATCTGATCAAGAGACAGATCGAAGCCAACGGTATCACTGAAGAAAATATCAGCTTCACTGATGAAGGTATCAAATACCTGATCGCAGGCTACACTCGCGAAGCGGGTCTTCGTAACCTGGAGCGTGAAGTGGGTTCCGTCTGCCGTAAAGTGGCTAAGATGGTGGTGATGGAAGAGGCAAAATTTGTGGAAGTAAATGCCACAACAGTTCCAGAGCTTCTGGGTCCTCCACGCTTCCAGCGTGATGACAAGTTCCATGACTCTCAAGTGGGTGTGGTACAAGGTCTTGCCTGGACACAAGCTGGTGGTGAAGTTCTTACTATCGAAGCTTTGAAAATGAAAGGTAAAGGACATCTTGCATTGACGGGCCAGCTTGGCGACGTGATGAAAGAGTCCGCTCACGCAGCAATGTCTTACGCTCGTGCTCACCAGGAAGAACTGGGCATCCCAGAAGACTTCTTTGATAAGTACGATGTGCATGTGCACTTGCCAGCGGGTGCGATCCCGAAAGACGGTCCATCTGCAGGTATCACTCTCACGACCGCTCTTGTGAGTTTGATGACTGGCACTCCGGTTCGTCACGATATCGCGATGACTGGTGAAGTGACCTTGCAAGGACGTGTACTGCCAGTCGGCGGTATCCGTGAAAAGTGTCTTGCCGCTTTGAACCTGGGTATTACAAACATCATCATCCCGATGGCTTGCCAAAAGGATCTTGCTGATATCCCTAAAGTGTTCAAGGACAAGATCAACTTCATCCTTGCAGAGAATCTGGATGAAGTCTTCGCAGTAGCCTTCGACAAGTCGGCTAAGGGTCAGGAGAAAAAACCTGTCGCGAAGAAAGATCCAAAGAAGACCAAAACGCTTGCGGCGTAA
- a CDS encoding TraR/DksA family transcriptional regulator, whose amino-acid sequence MNATELTELTETELQNLKESLLFQKGTILNKSHEFKEEQSSMAAVADEAEAASQDISNNISIHLHERDRTALYAIERALGKIADGTYGQCESCTEIINARRLQARPFTALCIDCMEEQESQTGLFQ is encoded by the coding sequence ATGAACGCAACCGAACTCACAGAGTTGACAGAGACTGAACTGCAAAATCTAAAAGAATCCTTGCTCTTCCAAAAGGGCACGATCCTCAATAAATCACATGAATTTAAAGAGGAACAATCCAGCATGGCTGCGGTTGCGGACGAGGCGGAAGCCGCTTCTCAGGATATCTCCAATAATATTTCCATTCATCTGCACGAACGTGACCGTACAGCTTTGTACGCGATCGAAAGAGCTTTGGGGAAAATTGCTGACGGGACATACGGCCAGTGCGAATCCTGCACGGAAATCATCAATGCACGCCGCCTGCAAGCACGACCTTTCACAGCCCTTTGTATTGACTGCATGGAAGAACAAGAAAGCCAGACTGGCCTCTTCCAATAA